The stretch of DNA AAGCATGTGGGTGTGTGCAACAGGAACATCCTAGTTACACATGACCCCTTCAGATTGTGCCGGAGGCTGGGTGAGGAAAATCAGCAGGCAATCTATGTCAGTGAGTGCATCGTTTAAGGGGACTGGGCACCTGGATGCGGTCATTGGTGCCACCTCTGAAACACTTAGGAAATGACCAAGCTCTTGAGAGGCTCGGTCCGGAGTGGTCAGGAGCAGCCTGGGAAGTGGGTGTTATTCTTGTGAAATAGAAAGTGCCGGAGCAGAAGCATCCCGTGAGATGACTGACTgtggttttctttctccttcGCCAACCTTTGCTGCAGTCTTGCTTCTGGCCACACAACTGCCCTGCTACCTTCCAGCTGCTTGAGATCCTCCAGCTTGACTCCCTGTCTGTTCACGGGCCGGGTGGAGCTTCCAGCTTGGACTAGACCCCCATGGATCCACCCCAGAAACAGAGCCCAGCGCTGGCTGCTGACGCCACCCAGACATCCACGGCAGAGACTTCAGGGGACGGCAGCGCCACCTGTCAGCCCCCCTCCACAGAGCAGCTCGTGAGGGGCCTGGGGAAGCTGCTCCCCAGAGCCGGCCCCAGCCTCCCTGCGCCGCTCCCAGAGGGGCTGCTGCAGCAGCGGTACAGGGAGGGCAAGACCCCCCCGCAGAGGCAGTGGGACAGGCTGCCAGTCTCCCAGAGGAAGACGGCATTCCTGGGGCACCTGAGACGCAGGCACCGTGACCACATGGCACCTTACCCGGTCGCTAGGGAGAACAGAGTCTCTCCGTCAGGTGACAGAGCTCAGAATCGGTTCCGCTGTGAATGTCGGTACTGCCAGAGCAATGAGACAAGTGTGTCTGGGctgtgcagggagaggagcggggcctcgtgggagaccctggtgcaGGGCCTCAGTGGCTTGAGCCTCAGCCTGGGGAGCAGCCAGCCTGGCCACCTGCCCCAAGGggccctccagcagcagcagctgaagcaAGAGGAGAAGTGCCAGCTCGAGAGGCATCAGGAAAGCAAGAGAATGTTCCACAGGCTGCTGAAGCAGtggttggatgagaagtgaggctcCCGGGGCGGGCACCTGCAGGAATCCAGGCAGGGATGCTGTCCTGCCAGTCCTGGGTGTGGGTCCCACTGGGGGACCAAGCGATTTGGGGCTGCCATGGAAGGGGACCAAGACCTGTGTTTGGTCTGGAAATCCCACGAGCATGTGCTGAGACCTAGTCCCGGCAAAGGGCCGTGTCGGGCCTGTGTGTCATTTGTGGACGCCCTGAGGTGTTAGTGAAGGGCACTGCGTGCCAGCAGCCCCGCCTCCTGGGTTCTGACCCCCGTGATGCATGTGTCATGTTCCCGCTCGCTATCTCTGCCCTGCCTTCTTTGTCACCCAGACAGAAGGTGTCTGGGTAGTGTGACTGCCTTGTTGATGTGCCTGCACTGTGCCGTGTTATCCGCTGCCTGCCAGGAGCAGCGCTAGATCTGTTGCCGTGCAGTGTTGTGCTGAGGTGCACATTCAAGATCTGGAGCTAAGCAAGGTACAGGAAGGGGAAGTGTAATTGAACTTGCTGGTCCCCCATTGTGTGGTTGTGTGCACTTGGATGAGCTGAATGTGAGCAAACCTTTCCCTGCTCCTTAACCATCGAGGAGTATTTGCCCTCGTGGGAACTTCTGTTGGCCTGTGTCACAGTCAATACTAAATAAATAGAATGCAGCTTTCTCTGTCAATGCCGGCTTGCGTCTTCTTAGACCTGAGACTGCCACGGAGTCCCCACCGGACCTCAGCAGGTGTCAGTGGGACTGTGCCAAGTGGATTTTGGaacagggaggagggcaggcacCTGTCGGCACACGGTCAGGACATGCTCTGAGGCCCAGCTGTGGGACCGGCATGCTGGGCTGGAGGCAGTGCCCCAGGAAGAGTCCTGCCATGGCAGGGTGGGAGGCAGAATCCACCCTTCCCTTTAGAAGACCCTGCGGGCTGGCGCTGcagacctggcccaggcccacaCGGCCACCCCGGAAGCCTGGCACATGGAAGTGGCGGCCGGGAGCAGCAGTGTTGTGGCTGCTTCGTGAGAAGCGGGGTTTGGTCCTCTGAGGAATGTGTTGGGCGTTGGACTGGTATCTTGGAGTCTCAGGAGGTGGGATGACCTCTTGCTTTTCTTCCCCTACAGAGTCCTGCCACGTGTCCCCACTGGGTGGCCACGCAATTCCTCTGAAAACAATTCTGCTTTGTGTCAGTGTGTGTTTTTAGGTGGGTCCCTGAGCTGCGCGGCTCGCACCATCTGCGCCTCCAGCCGACACGAGGCGCCAGAGGACAGGTGAGTTCTCTGACATGCTGGACTTGGGTGTCTGCCGAGAGCGTGAGGGTGAAGTGCTGCCCGgctgcagggcacagggcactGCAGTGGGGATGTCGTGTGTGGAACTCCAGGGTGCAGTGCGCATGGGCTTACCTGGCACTCATAGCAAGGCTGCAAGACACTGTGCTGTCTCTGACATGTCCTGGGCTTCCCGGCGTTTGGGGTCACTGCCCTGCACGTGTGAGCTCCTTGAGCGcacactccccaccccactcctcaCTTGCCCTCCCACCACAAGAAATTGGCAGGCAAAGGCCAGAGCAGTGAGCAAACCTGCCCGGGTTTGCACAGGCACACAAAGGCTGCAGTGGAGGCCGGCCTGGACCCCAGCTAGCCTCTGTCAGGACTGCCAGGGCAGGACGGACAGCCAGTGAGGAAGGACAGGGGAGCACCCGGTCCTTGTTAGACGCCTAGCCATGCCAAGAGGCACATTAGAGGAACGGCCATGGGAGGCAGACCTGCAGAGATAGGAAAGAGATCAGTAGTTGC from Ochotona princeps isolate mOchPri1 unplaced genomic scaffold, mOchPri1.hap1 HAP1_SCAFFOLD_574, whole genome shotgun sequence encodes:
- the LOC131479021 gene encoding protein FAM156A/FAM156B-like, yielding MDPPQKQSPALAADATQTSTAETSGDGSATCQPPSTEQLVRGLGKLLPRAGPSLPAPLPEGLLQQRYREGKTPPQRQWDRLPVSQRKTAFLGHLRRRHRDHMAPYPVARENRVSPSGDRAQNRFRCECRYCQSNETSVSGLCRERSGASWETLVQGLSGLSLSLGSSQPGHLPQGALQQQQLKQEEKCQLERHQESKRMFHRLLKQWLDEK